The DNA region TGTTAATCAACACTATATTACTGAAATTTGTGGCATGTTTGATAATTACCTACTCATTTGATTATGCATAAAGAGATTTCTTAATTATCTAAGGaattaattactaattaaaATGCTCAAATAATAAAATCAGAACACATAAACACATTGTTTCTTCAAATTTCAAGATCATAGAAATTTTGTCTGTCATTGAAATTTTACTTTGCTGACAATTTGATGCTATTCTCCAGGAGTCTGGATGATGTACGCATGAATCTTGAAGTCCTCAAGTACTGTGCAACAGTCCTGTTTTTGGTAATTTCTCAAATTTGTAGCTTTTATGGGGATTCTCGAGCTCTGTGGAATGAGTTCTATAGTCTATTATTTTTACACCATTTGGCTGCATCTTTTCCACGTAATATGACATTATCCAATGGCAGAATTTCCTATTCTTCTGAAGAGTAGATAAAACGAAATACGGTGATAGGTGGAAGGTTGTGTTTTGCTAGCAACTACCAAGTAATTTGTGTGTAACTACGAACTGGAATTTCGTCCCCCAAAAAACACGAGTTCTACTTTTATGAAATGATTCTTACAGGAGGTCCATTCTTTTCCGTATCAGCTTTTGTTTATGTGACAATGTGAGGGCTTAAAATGCTAGTATATTGTATTTCTTCAAGGGGTGATTACAACAGATTTAGTCTCAAACCAACAGTTTTGTAATATGAAATGGAAACTTGCTGCCTTCTGTCGAACTCTAACTGAGCAATTCATCTACTCTCTCCATATCCTGCTTTAGTTCTTTTTTGGAGCTGTCAAATGTTCGATTGAAGTGTTGAATCAGCTATGATATTGGCCTTTCACTTTACTGCAGGAATCCACCATTCCAGACATATTAATTGAGAACAGCGAGGTTTCTCCCATTGCAACCCCAAGAAGACGAACTAATGGAAAAGATTCCACACAGCAGATTGGGAAGGATGAAATTATCGAATCACCTAGCGACAGGTTGGCATGTCCATCAACATCGTCGCTATCTCCAATGAAGATTGAATTTCCACCAACGTTATATCCATCTTCAGTAGATATGCTTAAGGCACGTAGGGTTGGTGAAGCGAATGTGTCAGCTGAACCCAATGCAGCCAGTGCTGGCCCATTTGACTTGGGTGGTATGCGTGCTGGAATGGAAGAGCCTCTTCCTGAGGACAGtatggaagaagaagataaagcTGCTATACCATCTCAAGAGTCTTCAACTTCAGTAGTGGATGGATGTTTCGACAGCTTTAATGACTTCTTGGAGCCTGATGGTGTTTCAATACCATCAATATCTGTTACTCTTGCATCCTTTTATCCTGGAACTCATAGAATACAAATATTACACCAAAACTTCCCATTGCAACTGAAATGTGCCAGCTTGAAAGTTCGTTTTGGGATCAGCACGAAGTTTGTTGATCATGCTGGTCGGCCACGTTTGAATTTTGTTGTGGATGCATCACCAAATTTGTGCAATATTCTAGATGGAGCTGATAGGCTAGCGCAGAAGCTGTCCACTGATTCTGGCAGCTCCTCCGAGTGGCATCATGTAGTAGGTAGGAAGCAAGGGTTCTTCAACTCTCCCACTGTCCGATTGCAGTAAGTTCTTTCCCCTTTTCTTTCTGGACCAAGAAAGGAATGATGTGACTGTCAAAATAGAAGATAACCGAATGTTGTTGCTTTTGATTAATGCTGGAATAGAATTGAATATCTAACTTTACTTTATGTTAAACAGCCTACCCACTTTAGCAGACGGTGAAATCAACCGATGGACAACAGAGATATACCAGAAGGAGAGTTCAACCACACACAAGCTTGTGTTTAGTAGATACGACGTTGCTGAACTGAATTCGTTGTTCACTCCGGGGCATGTTGTTGATGCCTATTTCGCTTTGGTTGCCTATGATTTTCAGCAAAATGCCGGCATCCGATTAGTGGCAAAGAAACTGATTGTTCATCCAAGTTCATGATAATTGCAAGTTTAATAGCGCCCTAACTGCTGGATAGGTTACCCTttggatagtcatataagaattCAGTACTTATGTTGTAAATGAAGTCATTTCGTATTTATTCATTTCTCTTAGAAAGTTATTTCTTTGTAATCAAGATTCAACTTACAAGTTTTATAGTAGATGTTAAATACTTTCATCTGAGTGGCATTTCTTGTATTTTAACATTTCATCAGGAATAAAAGGAATTACATACAATGTTTGTGATTTTGAATTTCGACTTTCCTGTGTCTTGCCTTTCAATTTTGATCGAAGCATTATCATATTACAGTTACCATAATATTTTGAGATACAAATTAAGTCCAACAAAATCAATAAAGCGACAATCACAcatcataaaaaaaaatggtgTATTTTAAGACTTCCACATTTGGGAGTGGAAAAATAAAACAGGATGTCCAATCATCAGAGCTGACTATCTAATGGATCAGCTTGAAGTAAAGAATGAGAAGAATTGCAATAATCAAGACTGCAATAACTGTTCCAATCATCCACTTATTTCTGTTCATCCTTCTTGACATGTTGGTGAGCATCTTTTTGCTCCGGCCTATGTTGTCATCCACCCCGTGAAGCTGCAGAACATAACTCCGTCAATAAATCAACCTTTTGAACTCAAACAGTATCACGCTTCATCACTTACTGCTGAAGGTAAGCAACAAGATTGAATCTTATAGTACTAATTATTCATGTTAGTAGCAGAATTGAACCTTATGTGAAGATTTTGGCTCAGCAAAACTATACCAAAATGATGGACAAGTTTTGAGAGTTGAAACCACAACATTAGAAGCTAAAGAGAGTGGGACCTACAGTGCCATGTGCATGCAGAAGCGATTGACGTTGCTGGTGCAGATCTTGAAGAATTGAGACACCAAGCTCCTCAGTTTCCAGCATTGTTTTTCTACTTTCTCTGACCCTTTCGCCTGTCTTGTTAAGTCTTTCAGTTGACATCAACAGCCTTGCTCTTTGATCAGCTGATACCTGCACAAAGGGTATACTTGaaatttttcaataaataatgcTACGCAAAATTTGGGCCAGTAACTGATCATACACAATGCAATAATAATAGAAGTATCTCTTgcacaaaaaaagaaaagagaaacgAAACTGCTCCAGTCTTTATTTTCTAAAacttaaaaaattgaaatttcacaAACTCTTGCTTATCcttttttaggatcttagatttTCTAAAGTTGTTTTATCCCGGATTGACAAGAACTCATTTATTATGAAGGAGTGCACTGAATGAACTCGACTCTCATGCCGACAAACCACATGTGAAGAGCAAACTGCACTAGGCAAGCCTGCTACAAGAATCAAGATAAACTAAAGAAGTATTAGCAAGGGAGTAGAGTTTGAGCCCTACAACTGCTGCCTTCACTTGCCCCAAAATCTTAGTTACCCATGAGGGAAGTTTCCCAACATGAAAAGTTAATCAAAACAGAAGTTTCCAATTATTAGGGATTACTCTTGGAAAGGCAAATACAAATGCAACTGAACTATATGATTTATTGATAATTTCTGTTTAACAGGATGTCTCAAATTGTAAATTAACAATCATCCAGCATAAAGTATCATTTCTGCAATAAGAATAGGAAAAAAGGAGACAATACCGCCATTGTATCTTGCAATCCAGATTCCAACAACTCATCCCTTGCAGCTTGATTGGcattagctgatgtgattctcttCACTTCCGATTTCAAATTGTTCAAATCATTTTTATATTCTCTTAGTTTGGCAAGAAGCATGGCCTTCACACTCGGTGGCAAGCTCCTAGCTTCAAGATCCATTTTACGTATCTAGGCATTAAGCTCAAAGTGTAAGTTTACATTTTAAGAAGTCATTATCTGTTTTACTTGTTTGAAATACAATACCAATGCCTCAGCATCCCCCAATCGTGTCTGTActtcaaatattttctgtttcttcTGTTCTGCATCAACAATGGGGTTGTGTATTCAGCAAAACCAGCAGTGCACAAAGGcagataaaatacataaatacatGAAGAACTCTGCTAATAAACGTTTCTCATGACTCGTGAGCTATCAGTTCAATTCTATCTGCTGCTCAAGTACATAAAAAGTCCAAAGTTATGGTGTTCGTGTATAAGTTCCTCCAGCTGTTTAAACTTGATTGCAGTATGCAGTATCATACTATCATGTTAACAAGTTTATTGCAGTGGTAGTAAAAAAAGCAAGTCCAAGCTCCTGTCTAATCTTAGCACCAATGTCAAAATTAATTCTCTTACAATGGggaaacaaaattgaaaaaccTAATGCCAAGAACATATAATTGAATAGTGAACTTAATTTAGCTACAGCAGTCGAATCAAAAACTCATCATCGAATaacaaaatgtataaaatagCACATCCGCCTCACCTCCATCAAGGAGACTTGCTGAAGTAATCTTTTTGGATAGGTTAGCAGACAGCTCGCAGTACTGCCGCTCATAACCTTCGAACGCTTGACTCATCTTTTCCCCCAATTCTGCAGCGACAAATCGAAATCAACGCTAGTTTGTTAGAACTTCGATCGATTAAGAACTACTGCAACAAGGAATTTAAAAACAACCGAAAATTCAGAACGCAATAGATGAAATTTTGAGAGGATTAGAGAAAAAAAGTCCACGCTCCTTGAAATTGAACAGATCGGGATGCCGAGAATGATCTGATTTGATCGAACAGCCGCTGCGTTGAAAAGGCCTTCAGGTGTAGTCGGAATGTGGGTTGAACGGATGATTGGTGAGTGATGACAATACTTTTCAGTTAATGAAAATTTCTAATTTCTAATTAAACATAGCGGTTAAagccgtccgtccgtgccagctgCCCGGCACCCGctgctcgccgctgcgctcttgccgttggcacggcgctgatcgatgcatcgagcacgtctgtGCCAGCGAACACCCCACGTGTCAGCCGTCCATTGGCCAATAGcaatgccgttggcaatttgatttttttttaaaaaatcggattttaattacaaaatccgattaaaaattaaaaaaaaatcccacttcccaaaaaaatatatccgttttctacccacttttaatttatttttcaattttttccccaaaaaatacacattttcatctataaatactctcacttccacaccaaaaattcacaccacgctacacaattctcatctaaattctctcatttctattCTTACAATTcacaatctttctttcactcacaacaaaaaaaatgtccggctccgacGATCACCCATCTGGCTCCCActgttggaaccccgattggttcggttcacaaccatttcctagtccggaaacggaatattcggcctcTCCTCAAACCCGATCAACGACCAAGATGCctccgaagggcaatacgggtggacacccgaatCACCCGTACCTAGAGAGGGAGGGAGCAGcccctctcaaactcctcatcttcctactcgtggtgtccgcaccacgtacactccgggggagatggagcaattattcaaagcgtacttgtcaatctccgaagatccggaggtcggcacgaaccaatccggtgaccattattggtggcgcatctgtcgccggtacaatcaaaaccgACCGGCTgtaacaatcgagcgcaacgagaatatggtgcgcaatgccatatacagagccaacaaagaaatccaaaagttccagaggtattacctccaggaagagcggtaggcggggagcggccggagcgagcttgacatcatcagttccgccttggcgacctaccaatccatgaactataagccgttcaagtacctcaacatttggcaggagatgcgggcgcatccgaagtatatgggaagcgtatcatcctcctctagctcctcctccaaacggtcgaggtcggtatccatatccgactccggctccgaggatgtggctagccaacttgccggagctaacttgggtagccccgatgccggcccgagcagttcccaacgccggcaaCAAGGagggaagaaggcggcggccaaccgccgtcgcgccgcgactccatccgtccccgctccctatgtgccacctcaacccccaccaactcgttgtgggggaatttggcccaactcaatttggccgataggtcaactatgaccccgagcaacttcgatcgcatgtggcgatgatacgaggtctccaaagaacattgtgggtagagccggatgaatagtcatccacgggggtaatttttatttattagatgtttaattatgtaatttttaatttttaggattttaattatgtaatttttaatttttagtattttaattatgtaatttttaaatttttttgtaatttgtaatattatttcgggtatttttaatgcattttaattttgtggaaatatttttatttaaattgaataatagaatgatgggaCCCTTGAACTTGtacttgcggaagagcacggatgtggatgttgtgctctAAACTTTGACTATAATTTTTGGATTACCACCGCACCAAAAATCACGCCATTACTGATTTCATCATTTCATATATCCTATCATTGTCGGAATAAACTAGAATTGTCATTATGCAATTTTCAATTATCTGTTCAAAATCACAGATTCACAGTTATTCAGTTAAATCCAAAACTcatgttattttccaatttttccGTGAACTTCAAAAAGGTTGAAATACCGACCGTAGTTTCATCTAAGCAACATAGATTTCACGCTAGCtagttgaaaaaaaattgagaaaatcaCTCATTCAAAAGTTGTGATTCTGGCAGAGCAAAAATCCATAATTGGATTTAATCAAATGCAATATATTTCTGATCCTAGAAAACAAAATAATCCAAAAACACATTGGAAAGGTTTATACTTATTAATTACTATCATCAAAATGTTGTGTTTAACCTAATGTTAATAAACCCAAATACCCAACTACTGATATATTCTCAACAACCAATCTTTTAATGTTTCTCGATTTTACATGTTACATTGAATTCAACAgcaataattcaattatttaaGGTCCATCCTCATGTTAAACAAAATGTGCATTGAATATAATAATTTAGATAAGAAAGATATGGACAGTGGTGCACCAAACGTGAGAAGAGTAAATGGCCACACATGGAATGATATCCCCACACAATTCGGCCACACCTTTACactaatatatttttcaaatcaCATGTCATTTGCATCTACTGTGTTCAAAGGCTGCTCACATTTTCCAAATTActattagggcatccacaatgggacggatgTCTCGGCGGACAttccgacggacttcccaaaaatacatcctgccacgtcataaggacatcccattGTACTGCCACGTCAaaaggacatcccactacacaatggcggacatccacaaaaaaaaaaaaaaaaatcgggacgtccgtcgtgtcagcgcaatggcggacgtcctgaCGGACGTCCCGAAAAGCCGCAGAACTCTGGTGTCTACAGCGGATGTCCGTATCCGTATGCATGCTGCCTAATGGCAGACGTacacgccggtccgacgtccgtcgggacatccgccACTGTGGAAGCTCTTACCGTCAATATTCCAATCTACCATCAATACTACTAGTTAGAAAAGTATTGACGTTGAAGACTGTTTATTAGTGGTTGAATGAAATGAGATACATAAACCGTTATGTCATCTTAATCGTATAAAGCAATTGGAAAATTCCAATCACACGTTTCCTGAATTCGTCACCGTCGAATTCAGCAGCCCTCACAGGTGAGGTGACCCAATGTGGCTAACCAAGAAATTCAGAAAAAGAAACAAACTTGGCACAGACGCGTGAAATCCAGCCCATAGATAGCGCCTTTGTCGccttcaaaaattaatcatCGTCGTCATATGTttcattattataattaattatcattaaaaaattcaaaacctCACATTAAATTAATCTAAGATGCcaccaaaaaagaaaagaagaaagaaaatcgCAGTCGGTGCCTTCcttcctccctccctccctccctccctcgtctccacttcctcttctctaCATTCATCCCAATTTTTTCTCTAAAGAGAGGGGAGAGGAAGATCGACGTGTGAAATGTGTGCATACTGATTTTTCTGAATCCTGGAAGTCTTGCTAAACCCACACTCTTCCTGCTCATAAACCCTACCTTTTTCTCACTTTAGCAGCTTGAATCCCAGTAGATGGGATCGGAGGGAGCTTTCTCCGCTCAGAAGCGGAGCTCCGGCGCCCTACCGACGGCCAACGCCGCCGTGAACGGAGGAGCGCGGGGCCGTGCCGCAGCTCTGCTGCCGCGGGGGCGGCAGATGCACAAGACGTTCAACAACATCAAGATCACAATCCTCTGCGGCTTCGTCACGATTCTGGTGCTGCGAGGCACGATTGGGCTCGGGAACCTCGTCTCCTCCGAAGCCGACGCGCAGAATCAGCATCTGACGGAGGAAACGGATAAGATCCTCGATGGGATCCGATCCGACAAGGATCCGAGCGACCCGGACGAGGCGCCTATGCGATATCTCAGCCTCAATGATACCTTCAGCTTAGGGCCGAGGATCAGCACTTGGAACGAAGATCGCAAGGTATGGCTTGAGGAAAATCCCCAATTTCCGAGTTATGTTAAGGGAAAACCTAGGATTCTGCTTGTGACTGGTTCGCAGCCGGCGCCTTGTGCCAATGCGATTGGTGATCATTACTTGCTGAAGGCTCTGAAAAACAAGATTGATTACTGTAGGATTCATGGAATTGAGATCCTGTATAATATGGCTCATTTGGATAAGGAAATGGCAGGGTTTTGGGCGAAATTGCCTCTGCTGCGGCGATTAATGTTGTCGCATCCGGATGTGGAGTGGATTTGGTGGATGGATAGTGATGCTTTGTTTACAGATATGGTGTTTGATATTCCTATTGCCAAGTATAAGGATTATAACATGGTCATCCACGGCTTTCCTGATTTGTTGTTCAATCAGAAGTCATGGATTGCGTTGAATACAGGAAGTTTCCTGTTCCGGAACTGCCAGTGGTCGTTGGATTTGTTGGATGCTTGGGCGCCTATGGGACCCAAGGGCCCGATGCGTGATGAGGCTGGAAAGGTCTTGACGGCCTATCTGAAGGGGCGTCCGGACTTTGAGGCGGATGACCAGTCTGCTTTGATATACTTGTTGCTTTCGCAGAAGCAGTGGCTGAGCAAGGTGTTTGTGGAGAACTCATTTTACTTGCACGGATTTTGGGAGAGTGTGGTGGATAGGTATGAGGAGATGATTGAGAAGAACCACGCAGGAATGGGAGATGAGAGGTGGCCGCTTGTGACACATTTTGTGGGCTGCAAGCCCTGTGCTAAGTTTGGGGATTATTCAGTGGAGAGGTGTTTGAGGGGTATGGAGAGAGCTTTCAACTTCGCAGATAATCAAGTTCTCAACTTGTATGGGTTTAGGCATAAGGGATTGGTTAGCCCAAATCTTAAGCGGATCAGGAATGAAACTGCTGCTCCTTTGGTGAATGTAGATCAGTTTGATATTCGGCATGCAGCTGCTCACCACACCACTGAACCTCGGAGCTAGCTATCCCACCGGAACCTTTGAGAACATCTTGCAGGTAAATTACTACTTGGCTTTTGAGTTTGATGACCGTCTCTGATTTGGTTACTTGCTTGATTTGGTTATATTTACTGATATTGGAACTGTTGTTTTGGGGTACTTGATTTGGAATGCATTCAACTATTACTCTATCTTGAATTCATAAAGAGTTTGGTTTGTAAATTGTAGATCGTGCTTTTAACCTTGTCCTGCTATTTATTGCTACCAGATCATGTGCTCGCTACTAATGATTGCAATCTCTTTAGTTCTATCCATCCATTACCACAATGTTAAAAACAATTTTCATCAAAAGTGTGAATTGGTTCAAAATCTTAGTTACTGCCTACTTTCAACTGTGATCTGCTTTGGCTATACTGATAAACTTTGCTCCACCAACCTAAgattaattaaatgataatgaCTGTGATTTGCTCCAATTTTTGTTGTGAAGAGTGGACACATAATTCCTAGGCTTCAATTCATTCCCCCTGATTTTGTTTTTACTATTTACCTGTATAAACAGGAAATTGACTTCAATTTACCTTACTAATTTTTAGCTTTCCTACAATTTAAACTACATAACTCTACTTGCTCTAGTTTCCAACCTATAGTCATCCTTTGCTATTAGACTCTACCAGCCTCATACATGATACATTTATTAGGAAAAGTACACTGTTGTCACTAATGTTCAATATACATTGGTTTATAGTAAATATAATTTCTccaaaaaaactaaataaaattgattGATTCAATGATAACTTTTTTCTTGCTATCCAAAGCAGGTAATTAACTGTAAACATATTTTGCATTTTATGTCAGATTGAAGGAATATAAAGAAAGTAAGGTGACACAAAAAGTATATTCTATTTGTGGGAGATATGACATATAAGTCCacattatatttattttcatcatgtatttatttttttttgtctcaGTTCACTATACATTAATTTCTCTCAGCCATCGTCATATATAAGGAGTATTTCCATCATGCAAGTTGACATCTTTGTAGTGTTCATCATGTATGATTTGAAATTTCCTCGGCGCTCTGCCTTATGATAAATGTGCTGTAACTGGAAATTTTATGTCTGTGAATTGTTGTTGATATTGTTCTGTGTGACTTGTAGTTTAGAGCTTCCGTTCACAGGGGATGGATCAAAGACATTGTGAGTTCATGACCATAGGGAGGTGGTGCTGGATCTCATCTTGATGTACTGTTCTGTAAAGCACATGGAGAGAAAAAACCTTtgtgatatttttttgtttttggggGTGATTAAAATAGCTGTTGTTTAAGTTCTAGTTTTTTTCATTGGTTTTAGGTTAAAGTTTGGGTTCTAATTCGATCACGTGTACTAGTATTACACATTATGAAATGTTTGTTATAAAGAGAGAACATTTATTTAACTGGCAGAAGTTGCTAGTTCTACAAATTCAAagattgatttctttttattagtataataatatGATTGCCGTGTTTGTTATACATTATTCTCAGATTCTTTAAAGTAATTTGAATAAATGAGACAAAACAATTTGTACAGGCTTTACATTACTTAGTTGTCTATGATTCCTTCAAATTTCTGCATCCAATCGTCTAAGAAGTGGGAGTTTTTCTTTAAAGGAAAGCTGTCATCATGAAGGATGATCAAAACTCTTGTTTATTGTATACAATTTTTCAAATtctgaaaaataaattacaaagttTGAGTTTATTGCAAATATCTCATCCTTCCTTTTTCTGGTAAATTAAGAGCTAATGTGGCTGCTGATTTAAAATGTGCTGTCAAAACGACATCTAATAAAGTTTGAAATAATGCTTTGTCCACTGTTTTAAATTGACTATCAACATCTGATTCATCTGCGACATTTGATCCAACAGCTCATTTAATCAAAACCCGTAGCGATTTGAGTCATTTTCATACATAGTaacactttttctcactcttactttattctttctactttattctctcaactttattcattttctactttattatctctatttttttctctctcttactttttttttatctatttatttaacacacacaacatccatttcttaaactccATACCGAAAGTTCCGTCTCAACTATGAGGTAACTCCAATGAAcatttattgaacaaaaatgaaACTGATAGTAATTGTTATGGTATTCATATGAAAATACAATCTTTTTATGTTCTTCATCTAGTACACTATAATAGAGGTGATGACTGGTGCGTATTTTAGAGTATCTTATCCGGTTTACACAATatatcaagtttaattaattaactataataatactacaatactgcaagaatacaacGTCGTAGGTAGTATTTCAAGTATCGATCCACATGGAGGGGAAAGATTGTTTAAActtacaaaattataaaaacacaACAAAGGtttgatttttggttttgaaagatgttgacaaaattaaaacaaacgAATAAAAACAAAAGGATTTCACAAACGGGAAAACATGTCACTACAAGTTGCTCATTAGACTTGAATCATTCTACACCTACATCAAAAGCACATATGTtggaattaattaatcaacctaatcgcgtgcactgaataTGTTTGTGAcatatagttcacagtcagctgaacacttgttccatgaactaattttcaaagatattaaattcctgcggaagcgcgggaataaAAGTTCATCTACTATATAAACTTACCTAATCTAATATGTTGTCAAATTATCCTTAGAACAATTCAAATTTAACAACACATCAATTGATTAGTCCATCCAagtctatgttaaagagacgataaACAAGTATTAAAACATATATAACGATAGAGGCCTCTAAAGTAATTATCCCTCTGTTCACGATTTAAAGAAcccttttgccattttggtttgtccacgatttatagaaccctttactttattccacttttaatatgtggatctcacattccgctcactttctccctttacttttattcacaaagtcaaacaatttcttaaaacccgtgtcgagtcaaaatgactctttaaatggtggatggagggagtagaatTTAACATTAAACACATCAACGATGTCAAAACGTGAATTCAAATGTGTAGATACATTCCAACCTGCCTAAatcacaacttggagcaacattgAGAATTTAGCCTAAACACATAGTGAATATTGCAATAAAAATCATAGGAAGCAATAAGCATGCTCTCATTGAGTGGAATTGAGATTTGGAGACGGATCGTCGAAATGTTGGCCGGAATTTCTTCCTTcccttcttcctcctctttttctctcttttcccATTTGGAATGTCTGAATAAATCTCCAAAAACCGCCTCCAAACTATTTGAAAACTGAATTTAGCGATTACTACGTCTTCGTACCCGGCTGCGTGAATCATTGGGCATGaaaatcacccgaccgggtgccTCATTTTGAGCACATTCTGGACTAGACGCAGACTGGGTAGTCTGTCAAATTGGTTATTTTGCCCGACTTTCTTTTCAATGACCTTGTTCTCATCCGAGCTTCATTCTATGTCCCACTTCACCATCCATCCCGCTTCCTA from Salvia splendens isolate huo1 chromosome 9, SspV2, whole genome shotgun sequence includes:
- the LOC121749550 gene encoding protein NEN1-like isoform X1, whose amino-acid sequence is MAVQSSEIVFFDVETTIPTRTGQGYALLEFGAITVCPMRMVELRSYSTLIRPADLSLITSLSVRCNGITKDTVVPAPSFADVADQVYDLLHVHIFLGRREYKFSMMYTPGRIWAGHNILRFDCPRILEAFSDINRPAPEPKGAIDTLQLLTQKFGRRAGDMKMATLASYFGLGKQTHRSLDDVRMNLEVLKYCATVLFLESTIPDILIENSEVSPIATPRRRTNGKDSTQQIGKDEIIESPSDRLACPSTSSLSPMKIEFPPTLYPSSVDMLKARRVGEANVSAEPNAASAGPFDLGGMRAGMEEPLPEDSMEEEDKAAIPSQESSTSVVDGCFDSFNDFLEPDGVSIPSISVTLASFYPGTHRIQILHQNFPLQLKCASLKVRFGISTKFVDHAGRPRLNFVVDASPNLCNILDGADRLAQKLSTDSGSSSEWHHVVGRKQGFFNSPTVRLHLPTLADGEINRWTTEIYQKESSTTHKLVFSRYDVAELNSLFTPGHVVDAYFALVAYDFQQNAGIRLVAKKLIVHPSS
- the LOC121748346 gene encoding probable xyloglucan 6-xylosyltransferase 5 is translated as MGSEGAFSAQKRSSGALPTANAAVNGGARGRAAALLPRGRQMHKTFNNIKITILCGFVTILVLRGTIGLGNLVSSEADAQNQHLTEETDKILDGIRSDKDPSDPDEAPMRYLSLNDTFSLGPRISTWNEDRKVWLEENPQFPSYVKGKPRILLVTGSQPAPCANAIGDHYLLKALKNKIDYCRIHGIEILYNMAHLDKEMAGFWAKLPLLRRLMLSHPDVEWIWWMDSDALFTDMVFDIPIAKYKDYNMVIHGFPDLLFNQKSWIALNTGSFLFRNCQWSLDLLDAWAPMGPKGPMRDEAGKVLTAYLKGRPDFEADDQSALIYLLLSQKQWLSKVFVENSFYLHGFWESVVDRYEEMIEKNHAGMGDERWPLVTHFVGCKPCAKFGDYSVERCLRGMERAFNFADNQVLNLYGFRHKGLVSPNLKRIRNETAAPLVNVDQFDIRHAAAHHTTEPRS
- the LOC121749550 gene encoding protein NEN1-like isoform X2; translated protein: MAVQSSEIVFFDVETTIPTRTGQGYALLEFGAITVCPMRMVELRSYSTLIRPADLSLITSLSVRCNGITKDTVVPAPSFADVADQVYDLLHGRIWAGHNILRFDCPRILEAFSDINRPAPEPKGAIDTLQLLTQKFGRRAGDMKMATLASYFGLGKQTHRSLDDVRMNLEVLKYCATVLFLESTIPDILIENSEVSPIATPRRRTNGKDSTQQIGKDEIIESPSDRLACPSTSSLSPMKIEFPPTLYPSSVDMLKARRVGEANVSAEPNAASAGPFDLGGMRAGMEEPLPEDSMEEEDKAAIPSQESSTSVVDGCFDSFNDFLEPDGVSIPSISVTLASFYPGTHRIQILHQNFPLQLKCASLKVRFGISTKFVDHAGRPRLNFVVDASPNLCNILDGADRLAQKLSTDSGSSSEWHHVVGRKQGFFNSPTVRLHLPTLADGEINRWTTEIYQKESSTTHKLVFSRYDVAELNSLFTPGHVVDAYFALVAYDFQQNAGIRLVAKKLIVHPSS
- the LOC121749553 gene encoding vesicle transport v-SNARE 13-like; translated protein: MSQAFEGYERQYCELSANLSKKITSASLLDGEQKKQKIFEVQTRLGDAEALIRKMDLEARSLPPSVKAMLLAKLREYKNDLNNLKSEVKRITSANANQAARDELLESGLQDTMAVSADQRARLLMSTERLNKTGERVRESRKTMLETEELGVSILQDLHQQRQSLLHAHGTLHGVDDNIGRSKKMLTNMSRRMNRNKWMIGTVIAVLIIAILLILYFKLIH